A stretch of the Vigna radiata var. radiata cultivar VC1973A chromosome 9, Vradiata_ver6, whole genome shotgun sequence genome encodes the following:
- the LOC106773529 gene encoding alternative oxidase 3, mitochondrial, producing MLSRSTMKHTLVRSAARALVGGGRSYYRHLPTAAIVEPTRQHGGGAFGSFYLRRMSTLPDIKDHNSEEKKNEVKDTDTNAVISSYWGISRPKVRREDGTEWPWNCFMPWDTYHSDVSIDVTKHHTPKSLTDKVAFRSVKFLRVLSDLYFKERYGCHAMMLETIAAVPGMVGGMLLHLKSLRKFQHSGGWIKALLEEAENERMHLMTMVELVQPKWHERLLIFTAQGVFFNAFFVFYLLSPKAAHRFVGYLEEEAVISYTQHLEAIESGKVENVPAPAIAIDYWRLPKDATLKDVVTVIRADEAHHRDVNHFASDIHHQGKELREAPAPIGYH from the exons ATGCTGTCAAGATCCACCATGAAGCATACTTTAGTAAGGTCAGCGGCACGAGCTCTGGTTGGCGGTGGCCGTAGCTACTACCGCCACCTCCCAACAGCCGCGATCGTGGAGCCGACACGCCAGCATGGCGGCGGCGCGTTTGGTAGCTTCTATTTGCGGAGGATGTCCACTCTTCCAGACATCAAGGATCACAACTCAGAGGAGAAAAAAAACGAGGTCAAAGACACCGACACCAACGCCGTCATTTCCAGTTACTGGGGGATCTCAAGGCCCAAGGTCCGCAGGGAGGACGGAACTGAGTGGCCATGGAACTGTTTCATG CCATGGGACACTTACCACTCAGATGTGTCAATAGATGTCACCAAGCATCACACACCGAAGTCATTAACCGACAAGGTTGCTTTTCGGTCTGTCAAATTTCTAAGGGTTCTCTCTGATTTATACTTCAAG GAACGGTATGGGTGCCATGCCATGATGCTGGAAACAATTGCAGCGGTTCCAGGAATGGTGGGAGGGATGCTGCTGCACCTGAAGTCTCTGAGGAAGTTTCAGCACAGTGGGGGATGGATAAAGGCGTTGCTTGAGGAAGCAGAGAACGAGAGGATGCACCTGATGACGATGGTGGAGCTGGTGCAGCCCAAATGGCACGAGAGGCTTCTGATTTTCACTGCACAGGGCGTTTTCTTCAACGCCTTCTTCGTGTTTTACCTCCTTTCACCAAAAGCAGCACACAGGTTTGTTGGGTATTTAGAGGAAGAGGCTGTGATTTCATACACACAGCATTTGGAAGCAATTGAGAGTGGCAAAGTTGAAAACGTCCCTGCTCCTGCCATTGCCATTGACTACTGGAGGCTCCCCAAGGATGCAACTCTCAAAGATGTTGTCACTGTCATTCGTGCAGATGAGGCTCACCACAGAGATGTCAACCACTTTGCTTCT GATATTCACCACCAAGGAAAGGAATTAAGGGAGGCTCCAGCTCCTATTGGTTATCATTGA
- the LOC111242533 gene encoding S-antigen protein-like, with protein MHVVNIALLKGSAHLFVVHMVSDPDYILELENDVGEHGEDGEEIGKDGQVGEKEGVEVEEAEVGSGVGEDVVGGEQNVEEDGGEDGKGNGGEEVEVGGEETEVGCGVGEDVVVGEQIVEEDGGEDGKADDGEEVEVGGEEADDDSEDVEDVVGGDDDSEDDLVDVFVNADEEVEEEDVDSEDEMMIVGTGSGSRKSKLHAHVRGLSDSEWESDECGSIDESDDDSRNETPRYGDFXVFSEPSNMKEYKWVVGTYFPEKTYFIDAIRTYGIHNGRKLKISKNDKRRICVKXCGSQGKCPWYAYCAYRSIQTTWQLRKIIDKHTCSREFNIGLVTKKWLSGKLEKTXKANPEINMRNLHSKFSKKWNIGVSRSTTTKAKAMATANIEGCFKLQYERLYDYAHELLRSNPGSTVIVKVGRNGDNVIFNRIYMCFKVWR; from the coding sequence ATGCATGTGGTGAACATTGCGTTATTGAAGGGGTCAGCTCATTTGTTTGTGGTTCACATGGTGTCTGATCCTGATTATATTCTTGAGTTGGAAAATGATGTTGGTGAGCATGGTGAGGATGGTGAAGAAATAGGTAAAGATGGACAAGTGGGTGAAAAAGAAGGTGTTGAGGTAGAAGAAGCTGAAGTTGGTAGTGGTGTAGGGGAAGATGTAGTTGGTGGTGAGCAAAATGTGGAGGAGGATGGTGGAGAAGATGGTAAAGGTAATGGtggtgaagaagttgaagttggTGGTGAAGAAACTGAAGTTGGTTGTGGTGTAGGGGAAGATGTAGTTGTTGGTGAACAAATTGTCGAGGAGGATGGTGGAGAAGATGGTAAAGCTGATGAtggtgaagaagttgaagttggTGGTGAAGAAGCTGATGATGATAGTGAAGATGTTGAAGATGTAGTTGGTGGTGATGATGATAGTGAAGATGATTTGGTGgatgtttttgtgaatgcagatgaagaAGTCGAAGAGGAGGATGTTGATAGTGAAGATGAGATGATGATTGTTGGTACAGGAAGTGGAAGTAGGAAGTCAAAGTTGCATGCCCATGTTAGGGGCTTATCAGATAGTGAGTGGGAATCTGATGAATGTGGTAGTATTGATGAAAGCGATGATGACTCAAGGAATGAAACACCCCGATATGGAGATTTTGNGGTATTCTCAGAGCCAAGtaatatgaaagaatataaGTGGGTGGTGGGGACATACTTCCCTGAAAAAACTTATTTCATTGATGCAATTAGAACATATGGAATACATAATGGTAGAAAGTTGAAGATTTCTAAAAATGACAAGAGAAGAATATGTGTTAAATNTTGTGGATCACAAGGGAAGTGTCCTTGGTACGCATATTGTGCCTATAGGAGTATCCAAACTACATGGCAACTAAGGAAGATAATTGATAAACATACATGTAGTAGGGAATTCAACATTGGTCTAGTTACCAAGAAATGGTTAAGTGGGAAATTAGAGAAGACCATNAAAGCAAATCCAGAAATCAATATGAGAAATCTGCATAGtaagttttcaaaaaaatggAATATTGGTGTGTCTAGATCTACAACAACCAAGGCAAAAGCCATGGCTACTGCCAACATTGAAGGTTGTTTCAAACTGCAGTATGAAAGACTATATGATTATGCACATGAATTACTGAGATCAAACCCTGGATCAACAGTGATAGTAAAAGTTGGACGAAATGGGGATAATGTTATATTCAATAGAATTTATATGTGTTTCAAAGTATGGAGGTGA